In a genomic window of Methanocalculus natronophilus:
- a CDS encoding DUF7544 domain-containing protein yields MTYYALTEIDSAIQRTRDLLWPFRKGVWLRLAVIALFVGFGGWFPQPTWSSDTEIFGDLAGFSAPTLPEEMLVILALILMVGLLGLLFWLIQSIIQFVFIDCIATKEISLTRTFGLRAGKGIRLLLFQAGLAILLLLLLGLLSLPILYAAGILSGPSIGFPIALLLLFMIPFFLLFVLFAALIQLITIDFVAPLMIRRDCGVLEGWRTFIRIQEGQWMQLIVYVLVRVLAALGTGIVILLLSLLVLAVIALPFIAIGLIGMMLLAAGNIVLLLLLAIPYLIIAIPAVLMVSVPFVTFFRTYSLQVLGRLSPDDALLT; encoded by the coding sequence ATGACCTACTATGCTCTCACGGAGATCGACTCTGCAATCCAGAGAACCCGCGATCTCCTCTGGCCGTTTCGAAAAGGTGTATGGCTGCGCCTCGCAGTCATTGCGCTTTTTGTCGGCTTTGGCGGGTGGTTCCCGCAGCCGACATGGTCTTCTGACACCGAAATTTTTGGAGATCTGGCTGGTTTTTCCGCTCCAACTCTCCCGGAAGAGATGCTGGTTATCCTTGCCCTCATCCTCATGGTGGGATTGCTTGGCCTGCTCTTCTGGCTGATCCAGTCGATTATCCAGTTTGTTTTTATTGATTGCATTGCAACAAAAGAGATCTCGCTAACCCGGACATTTGGGCTCCGTGCAGGCAAGGGCATCCGCCTGCTTCTCTTCCAGGCTGGCCTCGCGATTCTTCTGCTCCTTCTCCTTGGCCTTCTCTCACTTCCAATCCTCTATGCTGCAGGAATACTTTCAGGACCATCCATTGGTTTCCCGATTGCCCTCCTCCTGCTCTTCATGATCCCGTTCTTCCTATTGTTTGTTCTATTCGCAGCCCTTATCCAGCTCATCACCATCGATTTTGTCGCCCCCCTCATGATCAGGAGAGACTGCGGGGTGCTTGAAGGGTGGAGAACCTTCATCAGGATCCAGGAGGGGCAGTGGATGCAGCTCATTGTCTATGTACTTGTCCGCGTCCTTGCTGCGCTTGGAACCGGCATTGTCATACTGCTGTTATCGCTTCTGGTGCTTGCAGTCATTGCCCTTCCGTTTATTGCAATCGGACTGATTGGCATGATGCTCCTTGCGGCAGGCAACATTGTACTCCTTCTCCTTCTGGCAATACCATATCTCATCATTGCAATACCGGCGGTTCTCATGGTCTCGGTACCATTTGTCACCTTCTTCAGGACCTATTCCCTCCAAGTACTTGGCAGGCTCTCTCCTGATGATGCACTGCTCACATGA